From a region of the Synechococcus sp. PCC 7502 genome:
- a CDS encoding FAD-binding oxidoreductase: MYAYGNFLVELEGIEVINSPTQVAKLSEDYFRFSPILTPVLENKVADLVLRPKTESEVIQIAQACVKHRIPLTVRGAGTGNYGQCVPLNRGIILDITRMQGIKWLKPGLACVEAGIKLGALDRKAQEIGWETRMVPSTFRSATVGGFIAGGSGGIGSILYGQLRDRGNLRAVRVVTLEDTPRIIELRGDDVQKVNHAYGTNGIITELEIPLAPAYGWAECIVAFKEFEVAANFGQALGNADGIMKKMISVHAAPIPSFFIALKSYISTSSHCALVLVAESDLEPFKSLVQEYKGEICYEKSAQDASKGLTLVEFSWNHTTLHARTVDPSLTYLQSLFPDVEKVMEMYRYFSDEVMMHLEFIRMNGKIIPAAIQIMEFTTSDRLEEIIKYHEDHGVLIANPHTYLLEDGGMKAVNQEQLDFKRLVDPYGLMNVGKMRAYL, encoded by the coding sequence ATGTACGCGTACGGAAATTTCCTAGTCGAACTAGAAGGCATTGAAGTAATTAATTCACCTACCCAAGTAGCTAAGCTATCCGAGGACTACTTTCGCTTTAGCCCCATCCTTACGCCAGTTTTAGAAAATAAAGTTGCTGATTTGGTATTAAGACCTAAAACTGAAAGTGAAGTAATTCAAATCGCCCAAGCCTGCGTCAAGCATCGTATTCCCCTGACTGTGAGAGGGGCTGGCACAGGAAACTATGGACAGTGTGTGCCATTAAATAGAGGCATAATTCTTGATATTACTCGGATGCAGGGAATCAAGTGGCTGAAGCCGGGCTTAGCTTGTGTGGAGGCAGGGATTAAACTGGGGGCATTGGACAGAAAAGCCCAAGAAATTGGTTGGGAAACACGCATGGTACCTTCAACCTTTCGGAGTGCTACAGTCGGTGGGTTTATTGCGGGGGGAAGTGGTGGAATTGGTTCAATTTTGTATGGGCAACTGCGCGATCGCGGTAATCTCAGGGCTGTCAGAGTTGTTACCCTCGAAGACACTCCACGCATAATTGAATTGCGGGGCGACGATGTTCAAAAAGTGAATCACGCCTATGGTACCAATGGGATTATTACGGAACTGGAAATTCCCCTTGCTCCTGCCTATGGTTGGGCAGAATGTATTGTGGCATTTAAGGAATTTGAGGTGGCAGCAAATTTTGGGCAAGCTTTAGGTAATGCCGATGGGATCATGAAAAAAATGATTAGTGTCCATGCGGCTCCTATTCCTAGCTTCTTTATCGCCTTAAAATCCTATATTTCTACCTCAAGTCATTGCGCTTTAGTCCTAGTGGCAGAGTCGGATTTAGAACCATTTAAGTCCTTAGTTCAAGAGTACAAGGGAGAAATTTGCTACGAGAAATCTGCCCAAGACGCAAGCAAGGGTTTAACTTTGGTGGAATTTTCTTGGAATCACACTACCCTCCATGCCCGTACTGTCGATCCATCCTTAACCTATTTACAAAGTTTGTTCCCTGATGTGGAAAAGGTTATGGAGATGTATAGATACTTTAGCGATGAAGTCATGATGCACCTAGAGTTTATTCGCATGAATGGCAAAATTATTCCCGCAGCGATTCAGATCATGGAATTTACAACTAGCGATCGCCTAGAGGAAATTATTAAATATCACGAAGATCATGGAGTTTTAATTGCCAATCCCCATACCTATCTACTTGAAGATGGTGGCATGAAAGCGGTCAATCAAGAACAGCTAGACTTTAAGCGACTAGTTGATCCCTACGGGTTAATGAATGTGGGCAAAATGCGAGCTTATTTATAA
- the aroB gene encoding 3-dehydroquinate synthase, translated as MTVDFPNKQTQGYEIAIAAGSLEGLGEKLINLGLGKKSKKVLIVSNPVIFKHYGDRTVNSLASEGFEVASLILPAGERFKTAASLQKIYDAALHNKLERSSIIVALGGGVIGDMAGYAAATWLRGLDFVQVPTTLLAMVDSAIGGKTGINHPQGKNLIGAFHQPRLVWTDPEVLKTLPAREFRAAMAEVIKYGVIWDRELFEQLSACQRLDQIRYLQPETLYLILVHCAKAKAEIVSKDEKEGNLRAILNYGHTVGHAIEMVTNYRKFNHGEAVGLGMVIAGAIAVELGFWQQSDQEAQLELIYKAKLPTKLPQDIDPKQIIAAMSQDKKVDRGKVIFIMPKAIGSAIVTDQVDLDTVYKVLQI; from the coding sequence ATCACCGTCGATTTCCCAAATAAACAAACTCAGGGCTATGAAATTGCGATCGCTGCGGGCAGTCTGGAAGGATTAGGCGAGAAATTAATAAACTTGGGCTTAGGTAAAAAAAGTAAGAAGGTTTTAATAGTTTCTAATCCTGTTATTTTTAAGCACTACGGCGATCGCACTGTTAACTCCTTAGCATCAGAAGGGTTTGAGGTCGCTAGTTTGATTTTACCCGCAGGCGAAAGATTTAAAACCGCAGCCTCTTTACAAAAAATCTATGATGCCGCTTTGCATAATAAATTAGAGCGATCTTCAATCATTGTGGCTTTGGGTGGGGGCGTAATTGGCGATATGGCGGGCTATGCGGCTGCGACTTGGCTCAGGGGACTGGATTTTGTGCAGGTACCGACTACACTTTTGGCGATGGTGGATTCGGCGATCGGTGGTAAAACTGGGATTAATCATCCCCAAGGCAAAAATCTCATAGGGGCATTTCATCAGCCTCGTTTAGTTTGGACTGATCCCGAAGTCTTAAAAACTCTACCCGCCCGTGAGTTTAGAGCCGCAATGGCTGAGGTAATTAAGTACGGGGTAATTTGGGATCGGGAATTATTTGAGCAATTATCTGCTTGCCAACGCCTAGATCAAATCCGTTACTTACAACCTGAAACTTTATACCTAATTTTGGTTCACTGCGCCAAAGCAAAGGCTGAAATTGTCAGTAAAGACGAAAAAGAAGGAAACCTAAGAGCAATCCTGAACTATGGTCATACGGTCGGTCATGCGATCGAAATGGTGACAAATTATCGCAAATTTAATCATGGTGAAGCGGTGGGACTAGGGATGGTAATTGCGGGTGCGATCGCCGTGGAATTAGGATTTTGGCAACAAAGCGATCAAGAGGCACAATTAGAATTAATCTATAAGGCAAAATTACCGACAAAATTACCTCAAGATATTGACCCCAAGCAAATTATTGCCGCCATGTCCCAAGATAAAAAAGTCGACCGTGGCAAAGTAATATTTATTATGCCCAAGGCGATCGGTAGTGCCATAGTTACAGATCAGGTGGATTTAGATACAGTTTATAAGGTATTGCAGATTTAG